One segment of Rhodopirellula baltica SH 1 DNA contains the following:
- a CDS encoding FKBP-type peptidyl-prolyl cis-trans isomerase, which yields MKPPRSLKILDHEIGSGRPCVPGDLATCNCVCSRRKGDMLFASDADTPYQIRVGGRDCHAGIEYGLLGMRIGGRRTVIVPPNLTYDERKRYPDLPADALLVYELELLDLPGKWDPEMERRLAARGSSNWNVQDCGEPDDAQELSS from the coding sequence ATGAAACCGCCACGCAGTCTCAAAATTCTCGATCATGAAATTGGTTCAGGGCGGCCGTGCGTGCCAGGTGACCTCGCCACCTGCAATTGTGTTTGTTCACGGCGCAAGGGTGACATGCTGTTTGCCTCGGATGCGGACACTCCTTACCAAATACGTGTTGGCGGACGGGACTGCCATGCTGGGATCGAATACGGCTTGCTTGGCATGCGGATTGGCGGACGTCGGACGGTCATTGTGCCACCTAACTTGACCTATGATGAACGCAAGAGATACCCTGACCTTCCGGCCGACGCCTTGCTCGTTTACGAGTTGGAACTACTCGACTTGCCGGGAAAATGGGATCCAGAAATGGAACGCCGCTTGGCTGCACGTGGCAGCTCGAATTGGAACGTGCAGGATTGCGGCGAACCGGACGATGCACAAGAGTTGTCGAGTTGA
- a CDS encoding ISAs1-like element ISRba7 family transposase, protein METAMLSQIDVFHDCFDQVEDPRVPGRTTHPLNSILFLVVAATIADADGPEEIECFGNERLDWLSRFADFPHGIPSHDTIGRVLSLIKPEQFQQALLDWHTQLCQQYRDAEDKLDRDEEQSLPIHVAIDGKTARGSYTNAEKSNAIHFVSAWASKHGVTLGQTEVDSKTNEITAIDELLDFIDVRGTIITLDAIGAQKSIAEKIHRNGGDYIFAIKDNHPKLANAIREYFELVHEEGLKANGVKSKKTVGKRSGRQEERFYAVCPIPPEMKAMTDLWAGATSIGQAITQTERNGECHVEVRYFLLSRPARVGEFAISVRSHWSVESMHWVLDVVFHDDASRIRTKNATANFTFIRRYVTTLLKQDTTKRSLKQKRKKAGWNTDFLEKLMFSA, encoded by the coding sequence ATGGAGACGGCAATGCTTTCGCAAATTGATGTGTTTCATGACTGCTTTGATCAAGTCGAAGACCCTCGCGTTCCCGGACGAACCACGCATCCGTTGAACTCCATTTTGTTCCTAGTGGTTGCTGCGACGATCGCCGATGCCGACGGTCCCGAAGAGATCGAGTGCTTTGGAAATGAACGACTCGATTGGCTCAGTCGCTTTGCAGATTTCCCTCACGGCATCCCCTCGCACGACACCATCGGTCGAGTCCTGTCACTGATCAAACCAGAGCAGTTTCAGCAAGCATTGCTAGACTGGCACACACAACTTTGTCAGCAATATCGCGACGCCGAAGACAAGCTTGATCGTGATGAAGAGCAGTCTCTGCCCATTCATGTTGCGATTGATGGCAAGACCGCACGCGGCTCTTACACCAACGCTGAGAAATCAAACGCGATTCACTTTGTATCCGCTTGGGCTTCCAAACATGGAGTCACTCTTGGCCAAACCGAAGTGGATTCAAAAACCAACGAAATCACAGCGATTGATGAGCTTTTGGACTTCATTGATGTCCGCGGCACCATCATTACGCTCGATGCAATCGGCGCCCAGAAGTCGATTGCCGAGAAGATTCATCGCAATGGCGGCGACTACATTTTCGCGATCAAAGACAACCATCCCAAGTTGGCCAATGCCATCCGTGAATACTTCGAATTGGTTCACGAAGAAGGGCTGAAAGCCAATGGAGTGAAGTCGAAGAAGACGGTGGGAAAAAGGAGTGGCCGACAGGAAGAACGATTCTACGCTGTTTGCCCGATACCACCTGAGATGAAAGCCATGACAGATCTTTGGGCAGGTGCGACGAGCATCGGCCAAGCCATCACGCAAACGGAGCGAAATGGAGAGTGCCATGTCGAGGTTCGTTACTTCCTGCTCAGTCGACCTGCCCGGGTAGGAGAGTTCGCCATCAGCGTCCGGAGTCACTGGAGCGTGGAGTCCATGCACTGGGTATTGGATGTCGTGTTCCACGACGATGCCAGCCGCATTCGGACAAAGAACGCGACGGCGAATTTCACATTCATCCGTCGTTATGTGACGACGCTTCTCAAGCAGGACACTACCAAGCGAAGTCTCAAGCAGAAGCGAAAAAAAGCGGGCTGGAACACCGACTTCCTCGAGAAACTCATGTTCTCAGCATGA
- a CDS encoding ankyrin repeat domain-containing protein has translation MRSPCTCIHEAILRKNHDMARLLIEFGADLDHDDNANWQTPIMSAIIMEDVEMLSLLIKNDATLDAVADDGFTYPDYAREIGRDSIAEFIESQLASGG, from the coding sequence ATGCGATCGCCGTGCACTTGTATCCATGAGGCGATACTTCGCAAAAACCATGACATGGCGAGACTGCTCATCGAATTCGGGGCCGATCTGGATCATGATGACAATGCGAACTGGCAAACTCCGATAATGTCTGCAATCATTATGGAAGACGTCGAAATGCTTTCACTCTTGATTAAAAATGACGCAACACTTGATGCTGTTGCCGATGACGGATTTACGTATCCTGACTACGCGCGAGAGATCGGGAGGGATTCAATTGCGGAATTTATCGAGTCGCAACTTGCATCCGGCGGATAA
- a CDS encoding DUF1559 family PulG-like putative transporter: protein MRQPKHSVSVELPEVFAEFMRDVHQRIDDGDEAATSIESDDLLQCECVYGGLIDIANRQYGFRYFRTDSHTWDFILRADEICSIANGSTTHLTLWQCEKECGCFYASEESYCSHCDSIRHFDEHESPLRLHEPDADDSTRREMANLRKVGLAILDYHHNHGCFPPHANVDASGKLLHSWRSLILPFLDEDGVFNMIDFDQPWNSDANKKVWDHQPSVYFSADCDPPRTQVVAVVGSKTIWPTSHRRRWTEITSGT, encoded by the coding sequence ATGCGACAGCCGAAACACAGCGTCAGCGTCGAGTTGCCGGAAGTTTTTGCCGAGTTCATGCGGGATGTGCATCAACGAATTGACGATGGCGACGAGGCGGCAACCTCCATCGAATCTGACGACCTCCTGCAGTGTGAATGTGTCTACGGTGGGCTCATTGATATCGCCAACCGGCAATATGGTTTTCGTTACTTCCGTACCGATAGCCACACTTGGGATTTCATCCTTCGCGCCGACGAAATCTGTTCCATCGCAAACGGATCAACAACACACCTAACTCTCTGGCAATGCGAAAAGGAATGTGGTTGTTTCTACGCGTCCGAGGAATCGTACTGCTCTCATTGCGATTCGATTCGCCATTTCGACGAACACGAATCTCCGCTTCGACTTCATGAGCCGGACGCCGATGACAGCACCCGACGAGAGATGGCGAACCTTCGCAAAGTTGGACTTGCGATTCTTGATTACCACCACAACCACGGTTGCTTTCCACCACATGCAAACGTCGATGCGTCAGGCAAGCTGCTTCATAGCTGGCGGTCCCTCATTCTTCCGTTTCTTGACGAAGATGGCGTCTTCAACATGATCGATTTTGATCAACCGTGGAATTCCGACGCAAATAAGAAAGTCTGGGACCATCAACCGTCAGTTTACTTTTCGGCTGATTGCGATCCACCACGAACGCAAGTCGTAGCAGTTGTCGGCTCCAAAACGATTTGGCCGACATCGCACCGCCGCAGATGGACCGAAATCACATCAGGCACGTGA
- a CDS encoding phytoene desaturase family protein: protein MAKDFLKGAADEYDVVVIGSGLAGMTSANILGRAGHRVLLLEQHYKLGGLATWFLRPGGHTFDVSLHGFPHGMIKSCRRYWSRDIADRIVQLKNIRFDNPQFSLTTTFNREDFTKLLTTKFGIEHGTVNEFFDTARGMNFYDDQATTTRQLFDRFFPGRDDVVRLLMEPITYANGSTLEDPAITYGIVFSNFMSKGVFIYEGGTDDLVARMKKELESNGVDIRINCPVDEIEVADSPIQGTRVSGVKVRGRSIKCRAVVSNANLRTTVLKMLGPEKLDKKFVEETEAVRLNNSSTQVYMALKPGEEIDESSGDLFFTSTAKEFRTDLLLSRDITSRTFSFYYPRTRPHKKKERFAIVSSTNANWSDWANLSEEEYQASKADLVETTIDALEKYIPGVRDKIDRAEAATPKTFNHYTQHEMGASFGTKFEGLGVSRALPQQIKGMYHAGSVGIIMSGWLGAINYGVIVSNEVDQNLVAESSPV, encoded by the coding sequence ATGGCAAAGGATTTTTTGAAGGGAGCCGCCGACGAGTACGACGTGGTCGTGATCGGAAGCGGATTGGCTGGCATGACCTCGGCCAACATTCTGGGCCGCGCTGGGCACCGAGTGTTGCTGCTCGAACAGCACTACAAACTCGGCGGTTTGGCAACGTGGTTCTTGCGTCCAGGCGGGCACACGTTTGACGTCTCTCTGCACGGGTTCCCGCACGGCATGATCAAATCGTGCCGACGATACTGGAGTCGCGACATTGCCGACCGGATCGTTCAGCTGAAGAACATTCGATTCGACAACCCGCAGTTCTCGTTGACGACCACGTTCAATCGAGAGGACTTCACCAAGTTGTTGACCACCAAGTTCGGCATCGAACACGGAACGGTCAACGAGTTTTTCGACACCGCTCGAGGAATGAATTTCTACGACGATCAGGCGACGACAACGCGTCAATTGTTCGATCGTTTCTTTCCCGGTCGCGACGACGTGGTGCGGTTGCTGATGGAGCCGATAACGTATGCCAACGGATCGACCTTGGAAGATCCCGCGATCACGTACGGGATTGTGTTCAGCAACTTCATGAGCAAAGGCGTCTTCATCTATGAAGGTGGCACCGATGATTTGGTCGCCCGGATGAAGAAGGAATTGGAATCCAACGGCGTCGACATTCGCATCAATTGTCCCGTCGATGAAATTGAAGTTGCCGATTCACCAATCCAAGGCACTCGGGTATCAGGCGTGAAGGTGCGTGGTCGGTCGATCAAGTGCCGGGCGGTGGTCAGCAATGCGAATTTGCGAACGACCGTGCTGAAGATGCTGGGCCCGGAGAAACTCGATAAGAAGTTCGTGGAAGAGACCGAGGCGGTGCGACTGAACAACAGCAGCACGCAGGTGTACATGGCATTGAAACCCGGCGAAGAGATCGATGAGTCCAGCGGGGATTTGTTCTTCACCAGCACGGCGAAGGAATTCCGAACGGATCTGTTGCTCAGCCGTGACATCACTTCGCGAACCTTCAGTTTTTATTACCCTCGAACACGGCCACACAAAAAGAAAGAGCGATTCGCGATCGTCAGCAGCACCAACGCGAATTGGTCGGACTGGGCGAATTTGAGCGAAGAGGAGTACCAAGCCAGCAAGGCGGACTTGGTCGAAACGACCATCGACGCGCTCGAGAAGTACATTCCCGGAGTGCGGGACAAGATCGATCGTGCCGAAGCGGCGACGCCCAAGACGTTCAATCATTACACTCAACATGAAATGGGCGCAAGCTTTGGGACGAAGTTCGAAGGTCTCGGCGTCAGTCGAGCGTTGCCGCAGCAAATCAAGGGCATGTATCACGCGGGGAGCGTCGGCATCATCATGAGTGGTTGGTTGGGAGCGATCAATTACGGAGTCATTGTCAGCAACGAGGTCGATCAAAACTTGGTTGCTGAGTCGTCGCCGGTATGA
- a CDS encoding ABC transporter ATP-binding protein — protein MIEVSQFTKCYDDFTAVDSISFDVPAGRVAALVGPNGAGKTTTIRTLCGILSPTAGDLNVAGASLNDDPLAVKRRTAYVPDDPPLFDSMTVDDHFRFIASAYRLTQWEPLAEELCRQFELTEKRETIASGLSRGMRQKVAIVCAYLRQPSVLLLDEPMTGLDPPSIRRFKQTVREQADRGATVLVSSHLLSLVDDICDHLVLMRRGEVLFHGPLEQAREEFGGDSHSLEEVFFRLTSDDPTSEESTSEEESAG, from the coding sequence ATGATCGAAGTCAGCCAGTTCACGAAGTGCTACGACGATTTCACTGCGGTGGATTCCATTTCATTTGATGTTCCCGCTGGGCGAGTCGCGGCATTGGTGGGGCCCAACGGAGCTGGCAAAACAACGACGATTCGAACATTGTGCGGCATCCTGTCGCCGACGGCCGGTGATCTGAACGTGGCGGGTGCGTCTTTGAACGACGACCCATTGGCGGTGAAGCGACGGACCGCTTACGTGCCGGACGACCCGCCGCTGTTTGATTCGATGACGGTTGATGATCATTTTCGATTCATTGCTTCGGCGTATCGATTGACCCAGTGGGAACCGCTGGCCGAAGAGCTTTGCCGCCAGTTCGAGTTGACCGAGAAACGCGAAACGATCGCTTCGGGTTTGTCTCGCGGAATGAGGCAGAAGGTTGCGATCGTTTGTGCTTATCTGCGTCAACCCAGCGTGCTGTTGCTGGACGAACCGATGACGGGATTGGACCCGCCGAGCATTCGCCGTTTCAAACAGACGGTTCGTGAACAAGCCGACCGGGGCGCGACGGTCTTAGTCAGTTCACACTTGTTGTCGTTGGTCGATGACATCTGCGATCACTTGGTGCTGATGCGTCGCGGCGAGGTGTTGTTTCATGGGCCGCTGGAACAGGCTCGCGAAGAATTTGGTGGCGACTCACACTCGCTGGAGGAAGTCTTTTTCCGTTTGACGTCGGATGATCCGACGTCAGAAGAGTCGACCTCGGAAGAGGAGTCCGCTGGATGA
- a CDS encoding putative ABC exporter domain-containing protein, whose product MSGRPSIIDPALTRLTGVLLKTAFRQLFRHLKSPSGAFVGLLVLGTVGMGLMPMIVATYTGSLDQIQMYSTVTSTIPLMMLVIVAMAIYFDIGQQITELRPPELQFVLAGPFTNHQILSYRLMTLALTWVVSSSLMAIFALPSAGSYLSAVLAIYTGGMTVTALTTLHAFSKPLLASWVRTLIASALLGAVALLLISSLPLGMSDNGFSWQTWLLSCQASPIGSIMTLPFVPFANLMQSPIGLSMLGWLSLCVAILVIAFALCYSLNVGFAELAVEGVSRKQVRIQRMRSGQFGRIKKKEHRSAWKLFDFPWWGGIGPVAWHQVTFAIRRNGTLLVGLWGVAVASGLGLMIFQFFRPGSIHANFREYSMPIAMAASSYLGFLLTMSQPIGLAMTPKSLTWFRMLPCRPIAIVVGMLAGHVVVLVSIRIAFAVIAAFLTTRGLAEGFGIFVAGVSLDIAYGSAINLVTAATVLRAMPTGTPDVLQGGRTMLYMFVLMLALLPSLIAAAIVGGVVAVATDKDWLLIALAAAAGSLLCQPVIWWITSVFFRDRELFQAD is encoded by the coding sequence ATGAGCGGGCGGCCTTCGATCATCGATCCCGCGTTGACGCGATTGACCGGGGTGCTTCTGAAGACCGCATTTCGGCAACTGTTCCGGCATTTAAAGAGTCCCTCGGGGGCCTTTGTCGGGTTGTTGGTGCTGGGAACGGTCGGCATGGGATTGATGCCGATGATTGTGGCGACCTACACCGGATCGCTGGACCAAATCCAGATGTACTCGACGGTGACGTCCACGATCCCGTTGATGATGCTGGTGATCGTTGCCATGGCGATCTACTTTGACATCGGACAACAGATCACTGAGCTTCGTCCGCCGGAGTTGCAGTTTGTTTTGGCGGGGCCATTCACCAACCATCAAATTCTTTCGTATCGCCTGATGACGCTGGCTCTGACGTGGGTGGTCAGCAGCAGTTTGATGGCGATCTTTGCACTGCCCAGTGCAGGAAGTTATCTGTCCGCGGTGTTGGCGATCTACACCGGTGGAATGACGGTCACGGCATTGACGACATTGCACGCGTTTAGCAAACCCTTGTTGGCGTCTTGGGTGCGAACGTTGATCGCGTCGGCTTTGTTGGGAGCGGTCGCGTTGTTGTTGATCTCATCGTTGCCTCTTGGAATGTCCGACAACGGGTTTTCGTGGCAAACGTGGTTGCTGTCGTGTCAGGCGTCGCCGATCGGATCGATCATGACGCTGCCGTTCGTGCCGTTTGCGAACTTGATGCAATCACCGATCGGGCTTTCGATGCTGGGTTGGCTGAGTCTGTGCGTCGCGATTTTGGTGATCGCCTTTGCGTTGTGTTATTCGCTCAACGTCGGATTCGCGGAGCTAGCCGTCGAGGGAGTCTCGCGAAAACAGGTTCGGATTCAGCGAATGCGTTCGGGCCAATTTGGCCGGATCAAAAAGAAGGAGCATCGTTCCGCGTGGAAGCTGTTTGATTTTCCTTGGTGGGGCGGGATTGGACCGGTGGCGTGGCACCAAGTCACCTTTGCCATTCGACGCAATGGAACTTTGTTGGTTGGATTGTGGGGCGTCGCGGTGGCAAGCGGTTTGGGGCTGATGATTTTTCAGTTCTTTCGCCCGGGATCGATCCATGCCAACTTTCGCGAATACTCGATGCCGATCGCGATGGCGGCATCGAGCTATTTGGGTTTCCTGCTGACGATGAGCCAGCCGATTGGATTGGCGATGACGCCGAAGTCATTGACTTGGTTTCGGATGTTGCCGTGTCGCCCGATCGCGATCGTTGTCGGCATGTTGGCGGGGCACGTGGTGGTGTTGGTTTCCATCCGGATCGCCTTTGCGGTGATCGCCGCGTTCCTCACAACGCGTGGCTTGGCCGAGGGATTCGGGATTTTCGTCGCCGGGGTGAGTTTGGACATCGCGTATGGATCGGCGATCAATTTGGTGACTGCGGCGACGGTGCTGAGAGCGATGCCCACCGGGACTCCCGATGTGCTGCAGGGCGGCCGGACGATGCTCTATATGTTCGTGTTGATGCTGGCCCTGCTGCCTTCGTTGATTGCGGCGGCGATCGTGGGGGGCGTGGTGGCGGTGGCGACGGACAAGGATTGGCTGTTGATCGCACTTGCGGCGGCGGCCGGATCGTTGCTGTGCCAGCCCGTGATTTGGTGGATCACATCGGTGTTTTTTCGCGATCGCGAGCTTTTTCAAGCCGATTGA
- the cimA gene encoding citramalate synthase yields the protein MSATSSAQPVLIYDTTLRDGSQGEGVSFSLQDKLNIAIRLAEIGIEFIEGGYPLSNEKDVAFFEQIRKHDLGKSKVCAFGMTRRRSMKAEDDPGMKALVAAKTPCCTLVGKTWDFHVTEVLRATLDENLAMIGESAEFLAGHSELIYDAEHFFDGYNANPEYAIKTLQAAAASGAKWLALCDTNGGTLPERVAEVTRIAKEAMASYDVGIGIHCHNDCELAVANSLAAVDVGATQVQGTINGIGERCGNVDLIAVIANLALKKENTTVLGGRPLQQLTELSRFVYETANLQWRNNQPFVGQSAFAHKGGMHVHAINKAASTYEHIDPTLVGNERRILVSELSGRSNIEAIAGKYDVGDDKELQNKILAEVVRLENQGYQFESATASFDLLIRRVSGKFRPHFETIKYRVVAGDRDVKSQVAFAEAIIKLQVGDTLWFDAAEGHGPVNALDAGLRKALAGAYPVLSEISLIDYKVRVVDSGSGTAASIRVNIESTDGKETWGTIGVSDNIIEASWQALVDSVEYKLHRSEA from the coding sequence ATGAGTGCCACTTCGTCGGCCCAACCGGTCTTGATCTACGACACGACCTTGCGAGATGGCTCGCAGGGCGAAGGCGTTAGTTTTTCGCTGCAAGACAAACTCAACATTGCGATTCGGTTGGCTGAGATTGGCATCGAGTTCATCGAAGGCGGCTACCCGCTGAGCAACGAGAAAGACGTTGCGTTCTTTGAACAAATTCGCAAACACGATTTGGGCAAATCCAAGGTCTGTGCTTTCGGCATGACTCGGCGACGTTCGATGAAGGCGGAGGACGATCCGGGGATGAAGGCTTTGGTTGCGGCCAAGACGCCTTGCTGCACCTTGGTCGGCAAGACGTGGGATTTTCACGTCACGGAAGTTTTGCGAGCGACGCTGGATGAAAACCTCGCCATGATCGGTGAGTCCGCTGAGTTCTTGGCCGGACACAGCGAGCTGATTTACGACGCCGAACACTTCTTCGATGGGTACAACGCGAATCCTGAGTACGCGATCAAGACGCTGCAAGCCGCGGCAGCGTCGGGTGCCAAATGGTTGGCTCTTTGCGATACCAATGGCGGCACGCTGCCTGAACGTGTGGCGGAGGTGACCCGAATCGCGAAAGAAGCGATGGCGTCGTACGACGTTGGCATTGGGATTCACTGTCACAACGATTGTGAACTCGCCGTTGCGAACTCATTGGCCGCCGTCGACGTTGGTGCGACTCAGGTTCAAGGGACGATCAATGGGATCGGTGAACGATGCGGCAACGTGGATCTGATCGCGGTGATCGCGAACCTGGCACTCAAGAAAGAGAACACGACGGTTCTCGGCGGGCGACCTTTGCAGCAACTGACCGAGTTGTCGCGGTTCGTTTATGAGACCGCCAACTTGCAGTGGCGAAACAATCAGCCGTTTGTTGGTCAGAGTGCGTTTGCTCACAAAGGTGGCATGCACGTTCACGCGATTAACAAAGCGGCCAGCACTTACGAGCACATCGATCCGACCTTGGTTGGCAACGAACGACGTATTTTGGTCAGCGAGTTGTCCGGCCGCAGCAACATTGAAGCGATCGCGGGTAAGTACGACGTCGGCGACGACAAAGAATTGCAGAACAAGATTTTGGCGGAGGTCGTGCGGCTCGAGAATCAGGGTTACCAGTTCGAGTCCGCCACAGCATCGTTCGACTTGTTGATTCGACGTGTGTCGGGCAAGTTTCGACCGCACTTTGAAACGATCAAGTACCGGGTCGTCGCGGGCGATCGTGACGTGAAGAGCCAGGTTGCTTTCGCCGAGGCGATCATCAAGCTGCAGGTCGGTGACACATTGTGGTTTGACGCCGCCGAAGGTCACGGTCCGGTCAACGCGCTCGACGCGGGATTGCGGAAGGCTTTGGCGGGTGCCTATCCCGTGCTCAGCGAAATCTCACTGATTGACTACAAAGTTCGCGTGGTCGATTCCGGTAGCGGAACGGCCGCGTCCATTCGGGTCAACATCGAAAGCACCGATGGCAAAGAGACATGGGGAACGATCGGTGTCAGTGACAACATCATCGAAGCCAGTTGGCAAGCCTTGGTTGATAGCGTTGAGTACAAACTGCACCGAAGCGAAGCTTGA